TATAAAAGTTCAGATGGCATCATTAGTTCAAACTCAAAATTTTTTTAATTAATCTTTCTTTGTGCTCTTTTCTTTTTGTGCTTCTTTCATCTTTTCATATTCAAACTTATCCATCTCAAATACTCCACCAACTTTTATAATATTTTTATCTCTTTTATAATGCGGCATTTTGTTCTTTTTTCTATGTTTTGTTATTTTTGACAGCTCCCTTCGAGCATCATCCATATTCTGAAATCTTTTAAAAAAATCCATGGAACAATCCTTATCACAAAAATGTCTTTTTTCAGATATGAGCGAGCCACACTCATAGCAATTATTTTCATCCGGCGAGATATCCTCAGTCTCTTTGACCATATCAAGCCTCCCACACTAAGAGATGGAACTTATATATACCATTGGCATATTATTGTCAACAACTTAATGTAAACTCCTTTCTTTTCCCTGCATATAAAAAGGACTGCCTAAAAAGTGTATCGGGTCTTGTGGGCCTCAATCCATTTATCGAGGTCATATATATCAAGGTGAATCCTTTTGCCAGCTTTCACACAGGGCAGGCTACCGGCCCAGATAAGCTCACGCACGGAAGGAACAGACCGCCCCAGATAAACGGAAGCCTCTGGAATGGTAAAGAGCCTCTTTTTAAGGGGTTCACGCTTGGGATTCTCAATCCCGTGCGCCTTTGTAATTGATTGTTCTTTCAACCTTTATTTACCCTATGTGCCTTGACTGTGCCCATATTCCAAAACTTCATTGGTTTCGTGCCCTCAAGGGGGC
This DNA window, taken from Deltaproteobacteria bacterium, encodes the following:
- a CDS encoding helix-turn-helix domain-containing protein yields the protein MKEQSITKAHGIENPKREPLKKRLFTIPEASVYLGRSVPSVRELIWAGSLPCVKAGKRIHLDIYDLDKWIEAHKTRYTF